A window of the Acidimicrobiales bacterium genome harbors these coding sequences:
- a CDS encoding M20 family metallopeptidase: MTVVTAATASHVPSNDLLDAAHGLDANTIELRRAIHADPELGLDLPATQAKILDALTGLGLDITLGESLTSVVADLDSGKPGPTVLLRGDMDALPLQEDYETDFQSRHQGRMHACGHDAHVAMLASAARLLSENTDEFTGKIRFMFQPGEEGFGGAKLMIDEGVTNGVDRAFAIHVISNMPDGMIFTKGGSLMASADTFHITIHGAGGHASAPHHAIDPIPAAAATVLGLHTMVGRTIDPTQSGLLTVGQIHAGTTNNVIPPSAFMEGTVRALDETTRAEINESIDRVASGTAAAHGCSCTTTLAAGYPVTVNDIEQAALTGLVASSVLGAQNYHEMPRAVLGAEDWSYVLQKVPGSMAFLGVTPSDLDPSKAAPNHSNLMRISEEKLANGVALYAAMALVR, from the coding sequence ATGACCGTCGTCACCGCCGCCACTGCCTCGCACGTTCCCTCCAACGACCTGCTCGATGCCGCTCACGGTCTCGACGCGAACACCATTGAACTGCGGCGCGCCATCCACGCCGATCCCGAACTCGGGCTCGACCTTCCGGCAACCCAGGCCAAGATCCTCGACGCACTCACGGGCCTGGGGCTCGACATCACGCTCGGTGAGTCGCTCACGTCGGTCGTCGCCGATCTCGACTCGGGCAAGCCCGGCCCGACCGTCCTGCTGCGGGGCGACATGGATGCCCTGCCGTTGCAGGAGGACTACGAGACCGACTTCCAGTCCCGGCATCAGGGCAGGATGCACGCGTGCGGTCACGATGCTCACGTTGCGATGCTTGCGAGCGCCGCTCGATTGCTCAGCGAGAACACCGACGAGTTCACCGGCAAGATTCGCTTCATGTTCCAGCCCGGCGAGGAGGGGTTTGGCGGCGCCAAGCTGATGATCGACGAGGGCGTGACCAACGGCGTCGATCGGGCCTTCGCCATCCACGTCATCTCGAACATGCCCGACGGCATGATCTTCACCAAGGGCGGATCGCTGATGGCGAGCGCCGACACCTTCCACATCACGATCCACGGCGCCGGCGGGCACGCCTCGGCCCCGCACCATGCCATCGATCCGATTCCGGCGGCCGCTGCCACGGTGCTCGGTCTGCACACCATGGTCGGCCGTACCATCGACCCCACCCAGTCGGGGCTTCTCACCGTGGGTCAGATCCACGCAGGAACCACCAACAACGTGATCCCTCCGTCGGCGTTCATGGAAGGCACCGTGCGTGCGCTCGACGAAACCACTCGCGCCGAAATCAACGAGAGCATCGATCGGGTGGCCAGCGGCACGGCTGCGGCACACGGTTGTAGCTGCACCACCACGCTGGCCGCCGGCTATCCGGTCACCGTCAACGACATCGAGCAGGCGGCGCTCACCGGACTCGTTGCCTCGAGTGTGCTCGGGGCCCAGAACTACCACGAGATGCCGCGTGCGGTACTCGGCGCCGAGGACTGGAGCTACGTACTCCAGAAGGTGCCGGGGTCGATGGCCTTCCTCGGCGTGACCCCGAGCGATCTCGACCCGTCGAAAGCGGCGCCGAATCACTCCAACCTCATGCGGATCAGCGAAGAGAAGCTTGCCAACGGCGTTGCCCTCTACGCCGCCATGGCGCTGGTGCGTTGA
- a CDS encoding ABC transporter permease subunit, with product MTAPARQTPTGHATAKRSIDVAKIAMGVWTALVITFLFIPILMVIRHSFNSGGSLIVWAGSYSTEWWGNLFDGGRVVQGLLVSIGVIGISVILARLSKRPALVNWAAPVGVLLAVAVNAVLSGSFRDFFDNANVGDTLRNSFIAAAGATVIAVIMGGTAGVALARRTGHWSKPFMFVLFLVLVTPEIMDAIALLGWFVRLGGPFNTSVGPVNNGILRLWVGQSLYTSALVTLIVRARLEGLDASLEEAAADLGATPYRAFREITLPLISSALVAGGLLSFTLCLDNTIIANAVATAGSTTFPVFVIGTAKSTTKPFVGAAAVVLFGVTVASLAFVYSVLKRSGQSSSEMAATFTGS from the coding sequence ATGACCGCTCCCGCTCGTCAAACGCCCACCGGTCACGCGACGGCGAAGCGATCGATCGACGTCGCCAAGATCGCGATGGGCGTGTGGACTGCGCTCGTCATCACGTTCCTGTTCATCCCGATCCTCATGGTGATCCGCCACTCGTTCAACAGCGGCGGGTCCCTGATCGTGTGGGCCGGGAGCTACTCCACCGAGTGGTGGGGCAACCTGTTCGACGGCGGTCGAGTCGTGCAGGGTCTGCTGGTGTCGATCGGGGTCATCGGGATCAGCGTCATCCTTGCTCGGCTCTCGAAGCGACCGGCTCTCGTCAATTGGGCTGCCCCCGTCGGTGTGCTGCTCGCCGTGGCCGTCAACGCTGTGCTGTCCGGCAGCTTCCGCGATTTCTTCGACAACGCGAACGTCGGTGACACGCTGCGCAACTCGTTCATCGCAGCCGCGGGCGCGACCGTCATCGCCGTGATCATGGGTGGAACGGCGGGCGTGGCGTTGGCCCGACGAACCGGTCACTGGTCGAAGCCCTTCATGTTCGTGCTCTTCCTCGTACTCGTGACCCCCGAGATCATGGACGCCATCGCGCTGTTGGGTTGGTTCGTCCGTCTGGGTGGCCCGTTCAACACCTCGGTCGGTCCGGTCAACAACGGCATCCTCCGTCTGTGGGTCGGCCAGTCGCTCTACACCTCGGCACTGGTCACGCTCATCGTTCGTGCCCGACTCGAGGGCCTCGACGCCTCACTCGAAGAGGCGGCCGCCGACCTCGGAGCCACGCCCTACCGGGCGTTCCGTGAGATCACCCTGCCGCTGATTTCCTCCGCTCTGGTCGCCGGCGGGCTCCTCTCGTTCACCCTCTGTCTCGACAACACGATCATCGCCAATGCCGTCGCCACCGCCGGCTCCACGACGTTCCCCGTGTTCGTGATCGGGACGGCGAAGAGCACCACGAAGCCGTTCGTCGGTGCCGCCGCCGTCGTACTCTTCGGCGTGACCGTGGCCTCGCTGGCCTTCGTGTACTCGGTCCTCAAGCGGTCTGGGCAGTCGTCGAGCGAGATGGCGGCCACCTTCACCGGTAGCTGA
- a CDS encoding ABC transporter permease produces the protein MATAASTSEAPTPTGRRLRLPSFALALPEILWYLLFFIMPILLIVWYSFGVKNNASTTGVPVDMSQLTLDNYRSAFDDTFFTVFKTTLRISVMATALCLLIGFPVSYFLVFKASERWKGLLLGLIIVPSFTSFLIRTLAWRIPLAANGELSRWLQDIGLIGGPISVLDTKTAVQIAIVYNYLGFMILPMFVALDRIDPGLREASKDLGASRLRTFLQVTLPLAGPGIVAGVLITFIPMCGDFVTAKLLGGTSGNMIGSMIEGQFKAAQNWPLGSAMAVMMIGAVLLVLIVASAVVRIVQYALRRRRSFFLEATP, from the coding sequence ATGGCAACCGCCGCCTCCACCTCCGAAGCACCGACGCCCACTGGGCGGAGGCTGCGGTTGCCATCGTTCGCCCTCGCGCTGCCGGAGATCCTCTGGTATCTGCTGTTCTTCATCATGCCGATCCTGTTGATCGTCTGGTACTCGTTCGGCGTCAAGAACAATGCGTCGACCACCGGGGTGCCGGTCGACATGTCGCAGCTGACCCTCGACAACTACCGCAGCGCCTTCGACGACACGTTCTTCACCGTCTTCAAGACCACGCTGCGCATCTCGGTGATGGCCACGGCGCTCTGCCTGCTGATCGGCTTCCCCGTCTCCTACTTCTTGGTCTTCAAGGCGTCGGAACGGTGGAAGGGACTTCTGCTCGGGTTGATCATCGTGCCCAGCTTCACCAGCTTCTTGATCCGCACCCTGGCGTGGCGGATTCCGCTCGCCGCGAACGGCGAACTGTCACGCTGGCTGCAGGACATCGGGCTCATCGGTGGGCCGATCAGTGTGCTCGACACCAAGACGGCTGTGCAGATCGCCATCGTCTACAACTACCTCGGGTTCATGATCCTGCCGATGTTCGTCGCTCTCGACCGGATCGATCCCGGACTGCGGGAGGCCAGCAAGGATCTCGGCGCGAGCAGGCTCCGAACCTTCCTTCAGGTCACCCTTCCGCTTGCCGGTCCTGGCATCGTCGCCGGCGTGCTGATCACGTTCATCCCGATGTGCGGCGACTTCGTCACGGCGAAGCTGCTCGGTGGCACGTCGGGCAACATGATCGGATCGATGATCGAGGGGCAGTTCAAAGCCGCCCAGAATTGGCCGCTCGGCTCGGCGATGGCCGTGATGATGATCGGTGCGGTGCTGCTCGTGCTGATCGTTGCCAGCGCCGTCGTGCGGATCGTTCAGTACGCGCTGCGTCGGCGTCGCTCCTTCTTCCTGGAGGCAACCCCATGA